DNA from Sulfitobacter albidus:
AACCGACACCCGTCCGGAGGTCCGCTCATGAACATGCCGCCCAAAGTCACCGACCGCGCCTTTGCCCGCCTCGCAGAGATCGGCGCGGATGCCGAGGGCAAGGCCCTGCGCGTGGCCGTCGAAGGCGGTGGGTGTTCGGGGTTTCAGTACGAAATCGCGCTGGACGCCGCGAAGGACGATGATCTGGTGCTCGAGGGCGCGGGCCAACGGGTTGTTGTCGATGCGGTGTCGCTGCCGTTTCTGGCCAACGCCACGATTGATTTCACCGAAGAGCTGATTGGCGCGCGTTTTGTGATCGACAATCCCAATGCCACCTCGTCCTGCGGCTGCGGGACGTCCTTTTCGATGTAGATCCCGAACGCACCCCCGCCCCGGCTGTCGCGGTCTTGGGGGGACGACCCCACACCACGGATGTGGCCCGGTCGCTGGCGGGCCGCCACGTGAGCGCCCGTGGCGTGGGGGTTCTTCTCGACTTCGGCGCCCGGCGTCGGCTACGGATTTAAGGGCAAAAGCTGTCGGGGTCGTGTCGTGCGATGCGCCCTGCCCCTAATCGACGGCAAGGCAGATGTCCCAGGTACTGACCCGCGCCGCGCGTTTGTGATTGCCTGGCTGGGCAACCGCGCGCCATCGGAACAGGTAGCTTTAGGCTAGCAGAATACGGCCCAAGCGGGAAGTCTTTTTCCGCGCACCCGGTATGGGCGAGCCGCGACCGGGCTTGTCCCGCCCGCGGTCATCGGCGATAGAGAGAAGGATCCAAGGAGTGCGCCCATGAAAATCG
Protein-coding regions in this window:
- a CDS encoding HesB/IscA family protein, with amino-acid sequence MNMPPKVTDRAFARLAEIGADAEGKALRVAVEGGGCSGFQYEIALDAAKDDDLVLEGAGQRVVVDAVSLPFLANATIDFTEELIGARFVIDNPNATSSCGCGTSFSM